A part of Candidatus Alcyoniella australis genomic DNA contains:
- the pgeF gene encoding peptidoglycan editing factor PgeF, whose product MSDPVLMHSDLLERAGFVHGFFTRLGGVSQGALASLNLSFTQGDEARNVERNRELVRTSLDAQTLLLVGQVHGTRVIVIADQQQTRSISEQPPEADALVCSVPGVAIGVLTADCVPILLADPCSGAVAAIHAGWRGTFDDAPGAAVRSLCDEFGAKPGQILAALGPSIGPASYAVSPDLARQFIGRFGSNVVDHGTAPRLDLWRANVLNLCRAGLDPQRIKVLAEDSFAQPERFFSHRRDPNTGRQGSFILPRR is encoded by the coding sequence ATGAGCGATCCCGTCCTCATGCACTCGGACCTGCTGGAACGCGCCGGGTTCGTCCACGGATTTTTCACCAGGCTCGGCGGCGTGAGCCAGGGCGCACTTGCGTCGCTCAACCTCTCGTTCACACAGGGCGACGAGGCGCGCAACGTCGAGCGCAATCGCGAGCTGGTGCGTACTTCCCTTGACGCGCAGACGCTGCTGCTGGTTGGGCAGGTGCACGGCACGCGGGTGATCGTAATCGCCGACCAACAGCAGACGCGCTCGATCAGCGAACAGCCGCCCGAGGCCGACGCCCTAGTCTGCTCCGTGCCCGGCGTTGCAATCGGCGTGCTGACCGCCGATTGCGTGCCGATCCTGCTCGCGGACCCGTGTTCCGGGGCAGTGGCCGCGATCCACGCGGGCTGGCGCGGCACGTTCGACGATGCGCCGGGCGCTGCGGTTCGCAGCTTGTGCGATGAATTCGGAGCAAAGCCCGGCCAAATTCTGGCCGCCCTGGGCCCCTCCATCGGCCCGGCATCCTACGCGGTGTCGCCCGACCTGGCACGACAATTCATCGGGCGCTTCGGCAGCAACGTGGTTGACCACGGCACGGCTCCGCGCCTCGATCTGTGGCGCGCCAACGTGCTCAACCTGTGTCGCGCCGGCCTCGACCCGCAGCGGATCAAAGTCTTGGCAGAGGACAGCTTTGCACAGCCCGAGCGCTTTTTCTCCCATCGCCGCGACCCTAATACCGGTCGACAGGGCAGCTTCATTCTGCCTCGCCGCTGA
- a CDS encoding RluA family pseudouridine synthase, with translation MPDEPILEHASELPVEEQFVVSDAEQGLRLDRFVQQRLPEHSRSEFKRLINEGLITVDGQTVKPAQSLRTGQRVAVQYAQPEPIEPQPEQIEINVLFEDCQMIVVNKAAGMVVHPAAGHSSGTLVNALLHHCEDLSGIGGKLRPGIVHRLDKGTSGVMVVAKNDFAHNKLSLQFKEREVGKRYLALCWSAPRDDRGSVIQPIGRHPVDRQRMAVLEPGKGRFAHTDFRVLERHAQTSLLELVIHTGRTHQIRVHLAWLDCPVLGDELYGGARKTSHLKNQSAAQAVRQADRPLLHAAALSLKHPGTGESMSFEAPLPDQMQRVLELLREGR, from the coding sequence TTGCCCGACGAGCCGATCCTGGAGCACGCAAGCGAACTGCCGGTCGAAGAGCAGTTCGTGGTCTCGGACGCTGAACAGGGCCTGCGGCTGGACCGCTTCGTACAACAGCGGCTGCCCGAGCACAGCCGCAGCGAGTTCAAACGGCTGATCAACGAGGGGCTGATCACGGTCGATGGCCAGACAGTCAAACCGGCCCAATCGTTGCGCACCGGCCAGCGCGTGGCCGTGCAATACGCCCAGCCCGAGCCGATCGAGCCCCAGCCCGAGCAGATCGAGATCAACGTCCTGTTCGAGGATTGTCAAATGATCGTGGTCAACAAGGCCGCGGGCATGGTCGTGCACCCGGCGGCGGGCCACAGCTCGGGCACGTTGGTCAACGCTCTGCTGCATCACTGCGAGGATCTCTCGGGCATCGGCGGCAAGCTGCGGCCGGGGATCGTCCACCGGCTGGACAAGGGCACTTCCGGCGTGATGGTCGTGGCCAAGAACGACTTTGCGCACAACAAGCTCTCATTGCAATTCAAGGAGCGCGAGGTCGGCAAACGCTATTTGGCGCTGTGCTGGAGCGCACCGCGCGACGATCGCGGGAGCGTCATTCAGCCAATCGGCAGGCACCCGGTCGACCGCCAGCGGATGGCCGTGCTCGAGCCGGGAAAGGGCCGGTTCGCGCACACCGACTTCCGCGTGCTCGAGCGCCACGCCCAGACTTCGCTGCTCGAACTGGTGATCCACACCGGCCGCACGCACCAGATCCGCGTACACCTGGCCTGGCTGGACTGCCCGGTTCTGGGCGACGAGCTCTACGGCGGCGCACGCAAGACCTCGCATTTGAAAAACCAATCCGCGGCCCAGGCCGTGCGCCAGGCGGACCGGCCGTTGCTGCACGCGGCCGCCCTGAGCCTAAAGCACCCGGGCACGGGCGAGTCGATGAGCTTCGAGGCGCCGCTGCCCGATCAGATGCAGCGCGTGCTCGAGCTGTTGCGCGAGGGGCGATGA
- the larC gene encoding nickel pincer cofactor biosynthesis protein LarC — protein sequence MRIAYIDPLAGLAGDMLLSALVHAGLDPKLVRELPQRLGLDGVKVSVGRTHRGAISARTIKVRLASQRKHRNLEQLNAIIRSADLPRPVERKALAVFNNLARAEAAVHGEKLSRVHFHEVGMDDALIDVVGVCLGLHELGVRRIWCGSLPLGSGSVNCQHGELPMPAPAAAKLLCGLPVIMREDLPGERVTPTGAALAQTLVDSFERLPRMRLESVGYGAGSRDEGGLPNVVRVMIGEALDEQFPQAAVAIETNLDDMNPQLCQTLTQRLLEAGAYDVIYAPVTMKKGRPGLWVQVICPEAVADQARELLLRETTALGVRSYAVERNVLARSSVEVHTAYGTLRVKLGITRSGEVLNAHPEFDDCCRAADEHSVPVKEVIQAALTAYRLSNSR from the coding sequence ATGAGAATTGCCTATATCGATCCGCTGGCCGGCCTGGCCGGCGACATGCTGCTATCAGCGCTGGTACACGCCGGGCTCGATCCCAAGCTGGTGCGCGAATTGCCGCAACGGCTGGGGCTCGATGGAGTCAAGGTCAGCGTGGGCCGCACCCACCGCGGCGCGATCAGCGCCCGGACGATCAAGGTGCGGCTGGCCTCGCAACGAAAGCACCGCAACCTGGAGCAGTTAAACGCGATCATCCGTTCCGCGGACCTGCCGCGTCCTGTGGAGCGCAAGGCGCTGGCTGTTTTCAACAATCTGGCGCGGGCCGAGGCCGCGGTGCACGGCGAAAAGCTCAGCCGTGTGCACTTCCACGAGGTCGGCATGGACGACGCGCTGATCGACGTGGTCGGAGTCTGCCTGGGTTTGCATGAGCTTGGCGTGCGACGCATCTGGTGCGGCAGCCTGCCGCTGGGATCGGGCAGCGTGAACTGCCAACACGGCGAGCTGCCGATGCCTGCTCCGGCCGCGGCGAAGTTGCTGTGCGGCCTGCCGGTGATCATGCGCGAGGACCTGCCCGGCGAACGCGTGACTCCCACGGGCGCGGCCCTGGCGCAGACCCTGGTCGACTCGTTCGAACGCTTGCCGCGAATGCGTCTGGAGTCGGTGGGCTACGGCGCTGGCTCGCGCGACGAGGGCGGCCTGCCCAACGTGGTGCGGGTGATGATCGGCGAGGCGCTGGACGAGCAGTTTCCCCAGGCCGCGGTGGCGATCGAGACCAACCTGGACGACATGAATCCCCAGCTGTGCCAAACGCTCACCCAGCGGCTGCTCGAAGCGGGCGCCTACGACGTGATCTACGCGCCGGTGACCATGAAGAAGGGACGGCCCGGGCTGTGGGTTCAGGTGATCTGTCCCGAGGCTGTGGCCGACCAAGCGCGCGAGCTGTTACTGCGCGAGACCACCGCCCTGGGAGTACGTTCGTACGCGGTGGAGCGCAATGTACTGGCCCGCAGCAGCGTCGAGGTGCACACGGCCTATGGCACGCTGCGGGTTAAGCTCGGGATCACCCGTTCGGGCGAGGTGCTCAACGCCCACCCGGAGTTCGACGACTGTTGCCGCGCTGCGGACGAACACTCGGTCCCGGTCAAAGAGGTGATCCAAGCCGCGCTGACCGCCTACAGATTGTCGAATAGCAGGTAG